A single window of Methanoculleus oceani DNA harbors:
- a CDS encoding dihydroneopterin aldolase family protein produces MITDREKAAFEAGIKLGALYHQFVGTPIARETAAAVEAAIEQAVGLQPYVTGIRVRLNRDMMVSNRFGYSELAGRMFDAEITTGVGATVCRARMHLEDDYPMMEIVEFHETTRDTDH; encoded by the coding sequence ATGATCACCGACCGCGAGAAAGCGGCGTTTGAAGCCGGTATCAAGCTCGGCGCCCTCTACCACCAGTTCGTCGGGACGCCCATCGCCCGCGAGACGGCCGCTGCCGTCGAAGCCGCAATCGAGCAGGCCGTCGGGCTGCAGCCCTACGTGACGGGGATCCGCGTCCGGCTGAACCGCGACATGATGGTCTCGAACCGGTTCGGCTACTCGGAGCTTGCCGGGCGGATGTTCGATGCCGAGATCACGACCGGGGTCGGGGCGACCGTCTGCCGCGCCCGGATGCACCTCGAGGACGACTACCCAATGATGGAGATCGTCGAGTTCCATGAAACCACCCGCGATACCGATCACTGA
- a CDS encoding minichromosome maintenance protein MCM, which produces MTEEVTVEVTDNVGEWTKFLKKQFKRELAELSREYPHKRSLTIDFRKILNNKLAFELLRSPGKVLGDIRDAIVQNKLLKLKDGQDPDQINIRFTNLPQKTDVRDIRADQINTFIGIEGILRKTTEVRPRIVSAVFRCRSCNKNTEPVPQGYGRFDEPDFCPNCERKTRLDLVMNRCRFVDAQKLRIQESPEGLRGGEQPQTLDIDVTDDLTGMVSPGDRVVVNGILRSVQRINSGQKSTLFDIYLECNSIEIAEKEFEEVSITEEDEAKIMALARDPLVYKKIARSIAPTIYGTDDVKEAIALQLFGGIAKDMPDGSHLRGDVHVLLVGDPGIAKSQILRYVVKLSPRGIYTSGKSSTSAGLTATAVKDEFGDGRWTLEAGALVLADMGIAAVDEMDKMAKEDRSALHEAMEQQSISVAKAGITATLKSRCALLGAANPKLGRFDQFVPIGEQIDMPPSLLSRFDLIFVMTDQPEVERDGAIAHHIIKTHSVGELIKQHAYTPLPEVDEAYIERALAPVIPDIDPTLLRKYIAHAKRTCFPILSDGAQDALIAYYMRLRDLASGNKPVPVTARQLEALVRLAEASARMRLSNTVDTEDTDRILKIVDACLRQVAYDAETGSFDIDKLVTGVMKSQRDIIRSVKEAIRSISGDSGGQAKVDEVIDILVQQGFSRDKVEHTIEQLKRGGDLLEPRHGFIKVT; this is translated from the coding sequence GTGACCGAAGAGGTAACCGTCGAAGTCACCGACAACGTCGGTGAGTGGACGAAGTTCTTAAAGAAGCAGTTCAAGCGGGAACTCGCCGAACTCTCCCGCGAGTACCCTCATAAGCGGTCGCTCACCATCGATTTTAGAAAGATCCTGAACAACAAGCTCGCGTTCGAGCTCCTGCGGAGCCCGGGCAAGGTCCTCGGGGACATCCGGGACGCGATCGTCCAGAACAAACTCCTCAAACTGAAAGACGGCCAGGACCCGGATCAGATCAACATCCGATTCACGAACCTGCCGCAGAAGACCGACGTCCGGGATATCCGGGCCGACCAGATCAACACGTTCATCGGCATCGAGGGGATCCTCAGAAAGACGACCGAGGTCCGCCCCCGGATCGTCAGCGCGGTCTTCCGGTGCCGTTCCTGCAACAAGAACACCGAACCGGTCCCCCAGGGCTACGGGCGGTTCGACGAGCCCGACTTCTGCCCGAACTGCGAGCGCAAGACCCGTCTCGATCTGGTGATGAACCGGTGCCGGTTCGTCGACGCCCAGAAACTCCGGATCCAGGAGTCCCCCGAAGGCCTCCGGGGCGGCGAACAGCCCCAGACACTCGATATCGACGTCACCGACGACCTCACCGGGATGGTCTCACCGGGCGACCGTGTGGTGGTGAACGGCATTCTGCGGTCGGTGCAGAGGATCAACTCCGGCCAGAAGAGCACGCTCTTTGACATTTACCTGGAGTGCAACTCGATCGAGATCGCCGAGAAGGAGTTCGAGGAGGTCTCGATCACCGAGGAGGACGAGGCGAAGATCATGGCGCTCGCCCGCGATCCTCTGGTCTACAAGAAGATCGCCCGGTCGATTGCGCCGACGATCTACGGCACCGACGACGTGAAGGAGGCGATCGCGCTCCAGCTCTTCGGCGGCATCGCGAAGGATATGCCGGACGGCTCCCACCTCCGCGGCGACGTCCACGTCCTCCTGGTCGGCGATCCGGGTATAGCAAAGAGTCAGATCCTCCGGTACGTCGTGAAACTCTCGCCCCGCGGGATCTACACGAGCGGCAAGTCGTCGACGTCCGCGGGGCTGACGGCGACGGCGGTCAAGGACGAGTTCGGCGACGGGCGCTGGACGCTCGAGGCCGGTGCGCTGGTCCTTGCGGATATGGGGATCGCCGCCGTGGACGAGATGGACAAGATGGCGAAGGAGGACCGGAGCGCGCTCCATGAGGCAATGGAGCAGCAATCAATCAGCGTGGCCAAAGCCGGCATCACCGCGACCTTAAAATCCCGGTGCGCGCTCCTCGGGGCGGCGAACCCGAAACTCGGGCGGTTCGACCAGTTCGTCCCGATCGGCGAGCAGATCGACATGCCCCCGTCGCTCCTCTCCCGGTTCGACCTCATCTTCGTGATGACCGACCAGCCCGAGGTCGAGCGCGACGGGGCGATCGCCCACCACATCATCAAGACACACAGCGTCGGCGAGCTGATCAAGCAGCACGCCTACACGCCGCTGCCCGAGGTCGACGAGGCGTACATCGAGCGGGCGCTTGCGCCCGTCATCCCCGACATCGATCCGACGCTTCTCCGGAAGTACATCGCCCACGCTAAAAGGACCTGCTTCCCCATCCTCTCCGACGGGGCCCAGGATGCGCTGATCGCCTACTACATGCGGCTCCGGGACCTCGCGAGCGGGAACAAGCCCGTCCCGGTCACCGCCCGGCAGCTCGAGGCGCTGGTCCGGCTTGCGGAGGCGAGCGCCAGGATGCGCCTCTCAAACACCGTCGATACGGAGGACACCGACCGGATTTTGAAGATCGTGGACGCCTGTCTCCGGCAGGTCGCCTACGACGCCGAGACGGGGAGTTTCGATATCGATAAGCTCGTGACCGGCGTCATGAAGTCGCAGCGCGACATCATCCGGTCGGTCAAGGAGGCGATCCGGAGCATCTCCGGCGACTCCGGCGGCCAGGCGAAGGTCGACGAGGTCATCGATATCCTGGTGCAGCAGGGCTTCTCCCGCGACAAGGTCGAGCACACCATCGAGCAGCTGAAACGCGGCGGGGATCTGCTCGAGCCCCGGCACGGCTTCATCAAGGTGACGTGA
- a CDS encoding replication factor C small subunit has protein sequence MEGNHTIWIEKYRPRRLDEMVGQKDIVVRLQSYVKTGNLPHLLFTGSAGIGKTTAAVALAREFFGDSWQMNFREMNASDERGIDVVRNQIKEFARTSPLAGATFKILFLDEADALTTDAQAALRRTMETYARTCRFILSCNYSSKIIDPIQSRCAIYRFRPLDAEAVIEEVRRIAAAEGLTITQGALDAIVYVASGDMRKAINALQGAAILRPDIDEGTVYEITATARPDEIDELLDLSIAGRFDEAEQALSELIRGRGIAPNELINQCYRTLVRRDIDRTLKVRLIDALGETDFRLSEGASSDIQMEALLARFVLAAEQHR, from the coding sequence ATGGAAGGCAACCACACCATCTGGATAGAGAAGTATCGGCCCAGAAGACTCGATGAGATGGTCGGACAGAAGGATATCGTGGTGCGCCTCCAATCCTACGTGAAGACCGGCAACCTGCCGCACCTCCTCTTCACGGGCAGCGCGGGGATCGGGAAGACGACCGCCGCCGTGGCGCTCGCGCGGGAGTTCTTCGGCGACTCCTGGCAGATGAACTTCCGCGAGATGAACGCCTCCGACGAGCGCGGCATCGACGTTGTCAGAAACCAGATCAAGGAGTTCGCCCGGACGTCGCCGCTTGCCGGCGCGACGTTCAAGATCCTCTTCCTCGACGAGGCGGACGCACTCACCACGGACGCGCAGGCCGCCCTCCGGAGGACGATGGAGACCTACGCCCGGACCTGCCGGTTCATCCTCTCGTGCAACTACTCATCGAAGATCATCGACCCCATCCAGAGCAGGTGCGCTATCTACCGGTTCAGGCCGCTCGATGCGGAGGCGGTCATCGAGGAGGTCAGGAGGATTGCCGCGGCCGAAGGCCTCACGATCACACAGGGAGCGCTCGACGCCATCGTCTACGTCGCCTCCGGGGATATGAGGAAGGCGATCAACGCCCTGCAGGGCGCCGCCATCCTCCGGCCCGATATCGACGAGGGGACGGTCTACGAGATCACCGCGACGGCCCGCCCGGACGAGATCGACGAGCTCCTCGACCTCTCGATTGCGGGGAGGTTCGATGAGGCCGAACAGGCGCTCTCCGAACTGATCCGCGGCCGGGGCATCGCCCCGAACGAGCTGATCAACCAGTGCTACCGCACACTGGTCCGGCGCGACATCGACCGGACGCTCAAAGTGAGACTGATCGACGCCCTCGGCGAGACCGATTTCCGCCTCTCGGAAGGAGCAAGCAGCGATATCCAGATGGAAGCGCTGCTCGCCCGGTTCGTCCTCGCCGCGGAGCAGCACCGATGA
- a CDS encoding metallophosphoesterase, protein MHLHFIENGPALLVEQDRRVLVVADLHMGIESGLERHGVHISSRSAARTDRVIACIEETGPDLLLLLGDVKHNVPVTSRQEYRELPGVLEAFRGRVPIAVAPGNHDGGIGRFLEPGELLPPDGALIDGVGYLHGHTHPAPELFGHLIVLGHHHPVVSLVDTVGCAARARPAYLYSGLEGPCGAETPPGDRTRLLFVPAFNEFAGGIDIGRLRASGLGPLSRCIDMKFAEVYLADGTYVGSPATLCPADGNS, encoded by the coding sequence ATGCACCTTCATTTCATCGAGAACGGCCCGGCCCTCCTGGTCGAACAGGACCGGCGCGTGCTGGTCGTCGCCGACCTGCACATGGGCATCGAATCGGGCCTCGAACGTCACGGCGTCCACATCTCGAGCCGGAGCGCCGCCCGGACCGACCGGGTGATCGCCTGCATCGAGGAGACGGGACCCGACCTCCTCCTCCTCCTCGGGGACGTCAAGCACAACGTTCCGGTCACGAGCAGGCAGGAGTACCGGGAACTCCCCGGCGTCCTCGAGGCGTTTAGGGGCCGCGTGCCGATAGCCGTCGCCCCGGGCAACCACGACGGGGGCATCGGGCGGTTCCTCGAGCCCGGTGAACTCCTGCCCCCCGATGGTGCGCTCATCGACGGCGTCGGCTACCTTCACGGCCACACCCATCCCGCCCCCGAACTCTTCGGCCACCTCATCGTCCTCGGCCATCACCACCCGGTCGTCTCGCTCGTGGACACCGTCGGGTGCGCCGCACGCGCCCGGCCGGCCTACCTCTACTCGGGGCTCGAGGGGCCGTGCGGAGCAGAGACGCCGCCGGGGGACCGCACCCGGCTCCTCTTCGTCCCGGCCTTCAACGAGTTCGCGGGCGGGATCGATATCGGGCGACTGCGGGCGAGCGGGCTTGGCCCCCTCTCCCGGTGCATAGACATGAAGTTCGCGGAGGTGTATCTGGCAGATGGCACGTACGTCGGCTCCCCGGCCACGCTCTGTCCCGCAGACGGCAACAGCTGA
- a CDS encoding DEAD/DEAH box helicase produces the protein MARTSAPRPRSVPQTATADLLDPRVREVVRRRGFAGLSEAQEQAIPRLLAGENLILVAPTGTGKTESAMLPVFDRLLETTGAGFKALYITPLRSLNRDILARMEWWCRELSLSVGVRHGDTPQNERRKQALNAPDLLITTPESLQALFMGKRLREHLKNVRYVVIDEIHELADSKRGAQLAVALERLAEYAGEFQRIGLSATVGNPDDIGRFLCGARPFSLVEVPVASHLEIGVRFAGEDFAAQTRAVGRCLDSPGSTLVFVNTRVTAEALGHQLYSRGDVEVHHGSLSRDVRVDAEERFRKGEVRTLIATSSMELGIDIGHIEHVVQFGSPRQVSRLVQRVGRAGHHLDAVSRGTVLATGFDDLLESLVIARRAKANECERIVPPAGAADVLANQVAAIAVEYGEIEVSRVRETIERSGVFAGCGRLLDDVCRQMAEHRLIRIDGSRIVRTGRARRYLIENLSMIHDERKMEIFDMVSRRTVGTLDESFVLGWMHTGAVFITKGQLWRVLEIEGGRITVEPATRAKGEVPSWEGEQIPVPFAVAREVGALRRTRAFGRYSDVPEAIAYAERFIARMDEGNYPVPSDRLITLENADEGVVCNVCGGHKANEALARALSVLLSARYGTTVGIEVGAYRFLLRLPEEVRSLEVQETLAALEPAHLPGVLKLALKRTALFKWKLVQVAKKFGAIDADADYERFSIHRLIDLFDETVIAAEAYRELFSNSMDVDAAQEILTAVRDGRIAVAAGRLSPLGSEGLSSSRDMIPPPMVDQAVIGTLMRRLEKEDVVLFCMHCRKWKSRTVVERVPDKPQCPLCSARLIAALKPWDEQLIPAVKKKNKSEEERAIEVRFLRNANIVLSSGKKAVTALAAKGVGPEAASRILATLTEGDAFYREVLKAERNYVKTHRYW, from the coding sequence ATGGCACGTACGTCGGCTCCCCGGCCACGCTCTGTCCCGCAGACGGCAACAGCTGACCTCCTCGATCCGAGGGTGCGGGAGGTCGTCCGGAGACGCGGGTTCGCCGGACTCTCGGAGGCCCAGGAGCAGGCCATCCCGCGGCTCCTTGCGGGGGAGAACCTGATCCTGGTGGCGCCGACCGGGACGGGAAAGACCGAGAGCGCGATGCTCCCGGTCTTCGACCGGCTCCTCGAGACCACCGGCGCGGGGTTCAAGGCTCTCTACATCACCCCACTCCGGTCCTTAAACCGGGACATCCTCGCGCGGATGGAATGGTGGTGCCGGGAGCTTTCGCTCTCGGTCGGGGTCCGGCACGGGGACACCCCGCAGAACGAGCGGCGGAAACAGGCACTGAACGCGCCCGACCTGCTCATCACGACGCCCGAGTCGCTGCAGGCGCTCTTCATGGGCAAGCGCCTCCGCGAACACCTCAAGAACGTCAGGTACGTCGTCATCGACGAGATCCACGAACTCGCCGACAGCAAGCGGGGCGCGCAGCTCGCGGTTGCGCTCGAACGTCTGGCTGAATACGCGGGGGAGTTCCAGCGGATCGGCCTCTCGGCGACCGTCGGGAACCCGGACGATATCGGCCGGTTCCTCTGCGGGGCCCGGCCGTTCTCGCTCGTGGAGGTGCCGGTCGCAAGTCACCTCGAGATCGGCGTCCGGTTTGCCGGGGAGGACTTCGCCGCCCAGACACGGGCCGTCGGGCGGTGCCTGGACTCGCCCGGGTCCACCCTCGTCTTCGTCAACACCCGGGTGACCGCAGAGGCCCTCGGGCACCAGCTCTATTCCCGCGGGGACGTCGAGGTCCACCACGGCTCGCTCTCCCGGGACGTCAGGGTCGATGCCGAGGAGCGGTTCAGGAAGGGCGAGGTCCGGACACTTATCGCGACGTCGTCGATGGAACTCGGGATCGACATCGGCCACATCGAGCACGTCGTCCAGTTCGGCTCCCCCCGGCAGGTCTCGCGCCTGGTGCAGCGGGTCGGCCGGGCCGGCCACCACCTCGACGCCGTCTCGCGCGGGACCGTTCTTGCGACAGGGTTTGACGATCTCCTGGAGTCGCTCGTGATCGCCCGGCGGGCGAAGGCGAACGAGTGCGAGCGGATCGTCCCGCCCGCCGGGGCCGCCGACGTGCTCGCGAACCAGGTGGCGGCGATCGCGGTCGAGTACGGGGAGATCGAGGTCTCCCGCGTCCGGGAGACGATCGAGCGGTCGGGCGTCTTTGCCGGGTGCGGGCGGCTCCTCGACGATGTCTGCCGCCAGATGGCGGAGCACCGGCTGATCCGGATCGACGGGTCCCGGATCGTCCGGACGGGACGTGCCCGGCGCTACCTCATCGAGAACCTCTCGATGATCCACGACGAGCGGAAGATGGAGATCTTTGATATGGTCTCGCGCCGCACCGTCGGGACGCTCGACGAGTCGTTCGTCCTCGGGTGGATGCACACCGGCGCGGTCTTCATCACGAAGGGCCAGCTCTGGCGGGTGCTCGAGATCGAGGGCGGCAGGATCACCGTCGAGCCGGCGACCCGGGCGAAGGGGGAGGTCCCGTCGTGGGAAGGAGAGCAGATCCCGGTGCCGTTCGCCGTCGCCCGCGAGGTCGGGGCGCTCCGGCGGACCCGGGCGTTCGGCCGCTACTCGGACGTCCCCGAGGCGATCGCCTACGCGGAGCGGTTCATCGCGCGGATGGACGAAGGGAACTACCCGGTCCCCTCGGACCGCCTCATCACCCTCGAGAACGCGGACGAGGGCGTGGTCTGCAACGTCTGCGGCGGGCACAAGGCGAACGAGGCGCTGGCCCGGGCGCTCTCGGTCCTCCTCTCGGCCCGCTACGGGACGACCGTCGGGATCGAGGTCGGCGCTTACCGGTTCCTCCTGCGCCTGCCCGAGGAGGTCCGCTCACTCGAGGTGCAGGAGACCCTCGCGGCGCTCGAACCCGCGCACCTTCCCGGGGTCCTGAAACTCGCGCTGAAACGGACGGCGCTCTTCAAGTGGAAACTCGTGCAGGTGGCGAAGAAGTTCGGCGCCATCGACGCGGACGCCGACTACGAGCGGTTCAGCATCCACCGGCTCATCGACCTCTTCGACGAGACCGTCATCGCGGCCGAGGCCTACCGGGAGCTCTTCAGTAACTCGATGGACGTGGACGCGGCGCAGGAGATCCTCACTGCCGTCCGCGACGGCCGCATCGCCGTCGCTGCGGGAAGGCTGAGCCCGCTCGGGAGCGAGGGGCTCTCGTCGTCGCGGGACATGATCCCGCCGCCGATGGTCGACCAGGCGGTGATCGGGACGCTGATGCGGCGCCTCGAGAAGGAGGACGTCGTCCTCTTCTGCATGCACTGCCGGAAGTGGAAGAGCCGGACCGTCGTGGAGCGTGTCCCTGATAAGCCGCAATGCCCCCTCTGCAGCGCCCGTCTCATCGCGGCGCTGAAACCCTGGGACGAGCAGCTCATCCCGGCGGTGAAGAAGAAGAACAAGTCCGAGGAGGAGCGGGCGATCGAGGTCCGGTTCCTCCGGAACGCAAACATCGTCCTCTCCAGCGGGAAGAAGGCGGTGACCGCCCTCGCCGCGAAGGGCGTCGGCCCGGAGGCGGCGTCCCGGATCCTCGCGACCCTGACCGAAGGGGACGCCTTCTACCGGGAGGTCCTGAAGGCCGAGCGGAACTATGTGAAGACGCATCGGTATTGGTAG
- a CDS encoding TATA-box-binding protein yields MDEKGYESLKIENIVASGVIADSIDLENVSDKIKNCELNTKRFPGAVYRIEKPKIASLIFSSGKVVLTGIRNKQDLHDGLEIIMQSLRDAGVDTYGEPQVAITNIVCSYDMGRYINLNKVVITLNLENIEYEPEQFPGLVYRIEDPKIVALLFSSGKIILTGGKNIEDIKRGLDFLEQRLETIM; encoded by the coding sequence ATGGATGAGAAGGGATACGAGTCACTGAAAATTGAGAACATCGTTGCCTCCGGGGTGATTGCAGACTCGATCGACCTCGAAAACGTATCGGATAAAATAAAAAACTGTGAACTGAATACGAAGCGGTTCCCCGGCGCGGTCTACCGCATCGAGAAACCCAAGATCGCATCCCTGATATTCTCCTCGGGAAAAGTGGTGCTCACCGGTATCAGGAACAAGCAGGACCTGCATGACGGCCTCGAGATCATCATGCAGTCGCTGCGGGATGCCGGCGTCGATACCTACGGCGAGCCGCAGGTCGCGATCACGAACATCGTCTGTTCGTACGACATGGGCAGGTACATCAACTTAAACAAGGTGGTCATCACCCTTAACCTCGAGAACATCGAGTATGAGCCCGAGCAGTTCCCGGGGCTCGTCTACCGCATCGAGGACCCGAAGATCGTCGCCCTTCTCTTCAGTTCGGGTAAGATCATCCTGACCGGCGGCAAGAATATCGAGGACATCAAGAGAGGACTCGATTTCCTGGAGCAGCGGCTCGAAACCATAATGTAA
- a CDS encoding AMP-binding protein: MADDEQKPASYEDLCANFTIDVPEYYNFGFDVIDAWAKKDRNKLAMIWVDQEGNEKKYTFFDLMRLSNQAVNMCIKYGIKKGDRVMLMLPRTPEWWVFTIALIKLGAVYCPATTMLTSKDLKYRIQAADIRMIVTMAEHADKVEEIREECPTLAVRLMIDGVKDGWVSYPVELDYPAPCSHKLVNLPGMYRTKATDPLLIFFTSGTTGEPKMVVHDHSYPLGHIVTAQLWHDLRPNDLHLTLSDTGWGKSAWGKLYGQWIIGACIFVYDIRGRFHATEILPLLEKYGVTTFCCPPTIYRMLILADLDKFDLADMRHCCSAGEALNPEVIRAWQEGTGRTIYEGYGQTETVLCIGTLPGMEPKPGSMGRPMPGWHIELHDDDGKVVGVGEEGRIAIKLDPRPVGLFSGYLDNEEENRKVFSDGFYYTGDKAYMDEDGYFWFIGRDDDVIKSSGYRIGPFEVESALMEHPSVQEAAVVGSPDVLRGLVVKAFIVLKPGYRPTESLVKDIQKQVKRVTAPYKYPRVIEFVESLPKTISGKIRRHELRELEMKRFMDNNSRDSPAIGEGGE, translated from the coding sequence ATGGCAGACGATGAACAAAAACCAGCGTCCTATGAAGACCTCTGCGCCAATTTCACGATAGACGTCCCTGAATACTATAACTTCGGCTTCGACGTGATCGACGCATGGGCGAAGAAGGACCGGAACAAGCTGGCGATGATCTGGGTGGACCAGGAGGGGAACGAGAAGAAATACACCTTCTTCGACCTCATGCGCCTCTCAAATCAGGCCGTCAATATGTGCATTAAATACGGCATCAAGAAGGGCGACCGGGTCATGCTGATGCTCCCCCGGACACCCGAGTGGTGGGTCTTCACCATCGCCCTCATCAAACTCGGCGCGGTCTACTGTCCCGCAACGACGATGCTGACCTCCAAAGACCTGAAGTACCGCATCCAGGCGGCCGACATCAGGATGATCGTCACCATGGCCGAGCACGCGGACAAGGTCGAGGAGATCCGGGAAGAGTGCCCCACGCTCGCGGTCCGGCTCATGATCGACGGCGTGAAGGACGGGTGGGTCAGTTACCCCGTCGAGCTCGACTACCCCGCGCCCTGCTCGCACAAACTGGTGAACCTCCCCGGCATGTATCGGACCAAAGCGACGGACCCGCTGCTGATCTTCTTCACCTCCGGCACCACCGGCGAGCCGAAGATGGTGGTCCACGACCACTCCTACCCGCTCGGGCACATCGTCACCGCACAGCTGTGGCACGACCTGCGCCCCAATGACCTGCACCTGACGCTCTCCGATACCGGCTGGGGGAAGAGCGCGTGGGGAAAACTCTACGGCCAGTGGATCATCGGGGCGTGCATCTTCGTCTACGACATCCGGGGCCGGTTCCACGCAACCGAGATCCTCCCGCTGCTGGAGAAGTACGGGGTCACGACGTTCTGCTGCCCCCCGACCATCTACCGGATGCTCATCCTCGCCGATCTCGACAAGTTCGATCTCGCCGACATGCGCCACTGCTGCAGCGCCGGTGAAGCCCTCAACCCCGAGGTGATCCGGGCATGGCAGGAGGGAACCGGGAGGACGATCTACGAAGGCTACGGCCAGACCGAGACGGTGCTCTGCATCGGGACGCTTCCCGGCATGGAGCCCAAGCCCGGCTCCATGGGGAGGCCCATGCCGGGCTGGCATATCGAGCTCCACGACGACGACGGGAAGGTGGTCGGCGTCGGCGAGGAAGGGCGCATCGCCATCAAACTCGATCCCCGGCCGGTCGGGCTCTTCTCCGGCTACCTGGACAACGAAGAGGAGAACCGCAAGGTCTTTTCAGACGGGTTCTATTACACCGGCGACAAGGCATACATGGACGAGGACGGCTACTTCTGGTTCATCGGCCGCGACGACGACGTCATCAAGTCGTCCGGCTACCGGATCGGGCCGTTCGAGGTGGAGAGCGCCCTCATGGAGCACCCCTCCGTGCAGGAGGCGGCGGTCGTCGGGTCGCCCGACGTGCTCCGCGGGCTGGTCGTCAAGGCCTTCATCGTCTTAAAACCCGGCTACCGGCCCACGGAGTCCCTGGTCAAGGACATCCAGAAGCAGGTCAAGCGGGTGACGGCACCCTACAAGTACCCACGCGTGATCGAGTTCGTGGAGTCGCTCCCGAAGACCATCTCCGGCAAGATCAGGCGGCACGAGCTCCGTGAACTGGAGATGAAGCGGTTTATGGACAACAACTCCCGGGACTCCCCTGCCATCGGGGAGGGCGGGGAGTAA
- a CDS encoding DUF2795 domain-containing protein, whose protein sequence is MAEERPSVKGGMASAAQAASVEELSASAFQKFLGGMDYPAGKQDLISHARKNNAPDAVIQVLEMFQDKTFQSAADVSQEFGRVK, encoded by the coding sequence ATGGCAGAAGAGAGACCTTCAGTTAAAGGCGGAATGGCATCTGCGGCCCAGGCGGCCTCCGTTGAGGAGCTGAGCGCATCCGCATTCCAGAAATTCCTCGGCGGCATGGACTACCCGGCCGGCAAGCAGGATCTGATCAGCCACGCACGGAAGAACAACGCACCCGACGCGGTGATCCAGGTCCTCGAGATGTTCCAGGACAAGACCTTCCAGTCCGCAGCAGACGTGAGCCAGGAGTTCGGCAGGGTCAAATAA
- a CDS encoding RNA recognition motif domain-containing protein, with amino-acid sequence MESSKLYVGNLTYSVNEEQLKDLFSQYGTVSDVRVIERKGFGFVEMSSPEEAEAAKEALNNTVFEGRTLKIDEARPPRPRSDYQRY; translated from the coding sequence ATGGAAAGCAGCAAGCTGTACGTCGGTAACCTCACCTACTCGGTAAATGAGGAGCAGTTGAAAGACTTATTTAGCCAGTACGGGACGGTAAGTGACGTCAGAGTTATCGAGCGCAAAGGATTCGGGTTTGTCGAGATGTCCAGCCCCGAAGAGGCTGAGGCAGCAAAGGAAGCCCTGAACAACACCGTATTTGAAGGCCGCACCTTAAAGATCGACGAGGCCCGGCCTCCGAGACCCAGAAGCGATTACCAGCGGTATTAA
- the eif1A gene encoding translation initiation factor eIF-1A — protein sequence MTNTRGSQNNESEEIVRVRLPKKRNREIFARADLMLGANHIRVRCEDGVTRTGRIKGKIKKRLWIREGDLLIVVPWSFQDEKCDIIYRYIRPQVDWLKKHNYLSQ from the coding sequence CTGACGAATACACGAGGATCACAGAACAACGAAAGTGAAGAGATCGTACGCGTACGATTACCGAAGAAGAGAAACCGGGAGATATTCGCCCGGGCCGACCTGATGCTCGGGGCAAACCACATCCGTGTCCGCTGCGAGGACGGCGTGACGCGCACGGGAAGGATCAAGGGCAAGATCAAGAAGCGGCTCTGGATACGCGAAGGAGATCTCCTGATCGTTGTTCCCTGGAGTTTCCAGGACGAGAAGTGCGATATCATCTACCGCTACATCAGGCCCCAGGTAGACTGGCTCAAGAAGCACAACTATCTCAGCCAATAA
- a CDS encoding DUF2121 domain-containing protein, producing the protein MTLVIAFIGKQGAVMAGDMREIAFGGDDSCIEELERELYSGSIASDNDLKERADEIGVTIRVRDDKAKVSQQGGVLIGEVTETEGPAIARKRLYATVGSYAIAEVVDSRLRVTRRGGASNFVVLGNDITKQTANQCIRGMWEGGTVQDALRLIMLTMQITASVTASVSRTFVLVHTDLAANLTDAVNRDSQK; encoded by the coding sequence ATGACTCTCGTGATAGCATTCATCGGAAAACAGGGCGCCGTGATGGCGGGAGATATGCGGGAGATCGCCTTTGGGGGGGACGATTCCTGCATCGAAGAGCTGGAACGCGAACTCTACAGCGGTTCGATTGCTTCCGACAACGACCTGAAGGAACGTGCGGACGAGATCGGCGTGACAATCCGGGTCCGGGACGATAAAGCCAAGGTCTCGCAACAGGGCGGGGTGCTCATCGGTGAGGTGACGGAGACGGAGGGGCCGGCCATCGCGAGGAAGAGGCTGTACGCTACGGTAGGAAGTTATGCAATCGCCGAGGTCGTCGATTCCCGGCTGCGGGTGACGCGAAGGGGCGGGGCAAGCAACTTTGTGGTGCTGGGAAACGATATCACGAAGCAGACCGCCAACCAGTGCATCCGGGGGATGTGGGAGGGGGGAACGGTTCAGGACGCCCTGCGGCTCATCATGCTCACCATGCAGATAACGGCGAGCGTGACGGCATCGGTGAGCAGAACGTTCGTACTGGTGCATACCGATCTCGCGGCAAACCTGACGGACGCCGTCAACCGGGATTCGCAGAAATAA